One stretch of Arachis duranensis cultivar V14167 chromosome 1, aradu.V14167.gnm2.J7QH, whole genome shotgun sequence DNA includes these proteins:
- the LOC107458825 gene encoding DNA replication licensing factor MCM5: protein MSGWDEGAVYYSDQAHSWHDGNRPGDPDATASNHTIQQKFKEFIRNFSKNGLFPYRQNLLDNPKFLLVRFEDLDEFAPELSPKLESSPADFLPLFESAAAQVLGSLKTKVTGDTGELEDQVAGDVQILLTSDKDPVSMRSLGAQNISKLVKIAGITIAASRTKAKATYVTLVCKNCKKGKQIPCRPGLGGAVVPRSCDHIPQAGEEPCPIDPWLVVPDQSQYVDQQTLKLQENPEDVPTGELPRNLLLSVDRHLVQTVVPGSRLTVTGIFSIFQASNSASNKGAVAVRQPYIRVVGMEDTNEAKSGGPSAFTPEEIEEFKKFAAEPDAYKNICSKIAPSIFGHDDVKKAVACLLFGGSRKNLPDGVKLRGDINVLLLGDPSTAKSQFLKFVEKTAPIAVYTSGKGSSAAGLTASVIRDTSTREFYLEGGAMVLADGGVVCIDEFDKMRPEDRVAIHEAMEQQTISIAKAGITTVLNSRTSVLAAANPPSGRYDDLKTAQDNIDLQTTILSRFDLIFIVKDIRIYSQDKIIASHVIKVHASADATASENRVSKEENWLKRYLHYCRTECHPRLSESAATLLQNNYVKIRQDMRQQTNETGEAAAIPITVRQLEAIVRLSEALAKMKLSHVATEEHVQEAIRLFTVATMDAARSGIHQQISLTPEMANEIKLAETQIKRRIGIGNHISERRLIDDLNRMGMNESIVRRALVIMHQRDEVEYKRERRVIYRKA from the exons ATGTCAGGTTGGGACGAAGGAGCCGTCTACTACAGCGACCAAGCCCACTCATGGCACGACGGCAACCGCCCCGGCGACCCCGACGCCACCGCATCCAACCACACCATCCAACAGAAATTCAAGGAGTTCATTCGCAACTTCAGTAAGAACGGTCTCTTCCCTTACAGACAAAACCTCCTCGACAACCCTAAGTTCCTCCTTGTCAGATTTGAAGACCTCGACGAATTTGCTCCCGAACTCTCCCCTAAGCTCGAGTCTTCCCCCGCCGACTTCTTGCCCTTG TTCGAAAGCGCCGCGGCGCAGGTTTTGGGGAGTTTGAAGACTAAAGTCACTGGCGATACCGGAGAGCTGGAAGATCAGGTTGCCGGCGATGTCCAGATTCTGCTTACTTCCGACAAGGATCCTGTATCCATGAGGTCGCTCGGG GCTCAAAACATATCGAAGCTTGTTAAAATTGCTGGGATTACTATAGCTGCATCAAGGACTAAGGCAAAGGCAACTTATGTTACCTTAGTATGTAAAAACTGCAAGAAAGGGAAGCAAATTCCGTGCAGGCCAGGACTTGGGGGAGCAGTTGTTCCTCGATCATGTGATCATATTCCTCAG GCTGGAGAAGAACCATGCCCAATTGACCCATGGCTTGTGGTTCCTGACCAGAGCCAGTATGTTGATCAACAAACATTGAAACTGCAAGAAAACCCAGAG GATGTTCCAACCGGTGAGCTACCTAGAAACCTGCTCCTCTCTGTTGATCGTCATCTAGTTCAAACAGTGGTACCTGGCTCAAGATTGACAGTCACTGGAATCTTCAGTATTTTCCAAGCTTCCAACTCTGCATC TAACAAAGGAGCAGTGGCAGTTAGACAACCATATATCAGGGTTGTAGGAATGGAAGACACAAATGAAGCCAAGTCTGGTGGTCCTTCTGCCTTTACACCAGAAGAG atagaagaattcaaaaagtTTGCAGCTGAACCTGAtgcttataaaaatatatgctCCAAGATTGCTCCCTCAATATTTGGGCATGATGACGTCAAGAAGGCTGTGGCCTGTCTTCTTTTTGGTGGGTCAAGAAAG AACTTGCCAGATGGAGTGAAGTTAAGAGGTGATATCAATGTGTTGCTTCTTGGGGATCCATCTACAGCAAAATCACAG TTTCTGAAGTTTGTTGAAAAGACAGCTCCTATTGCTGTCTATACTTCCGGGAAAGGCTCATCAGCTGCTGGTCTCACAGCTTCTGTAATCAGAGATACCAGCACT CGTGAGTTTTACCTTGAAGGAGGGGCTATGGTCTTGGCAGATGGAGGCGTTGTCTGCATTGATGAATTCGACAAGATGAGACCAGAAGATAG GGTCGCCATCCATGAAGCCATGGAACAACAAACTATATCTATAGCTAAAGCAGGAATAACTACAGTTCTTAATTCTAGGACTTCTGTTCTTGCTGCTGCTAATCCTCCATCTGGACGATATGATGATCTTAAG ACTGCACAGGATAACATTGATTTGCAGACAACCATTCTTTCTAGATTTGATTTAATCTTTATTGTGAAAGACATCAGAATTTACAGTCAAGACAAG ATCATAGCTAGTCATGTCATAAAGGTCCATGCATCAGCTGATGCAACCGCTAGTGAGAACAGGGTTTCTAAAGAAGAGAATTGGCTGAAGAG gTATTTACACTATTGTCGGACTGAATGCCACCCTCGTCTATCAGAATCTGCTGCAACATTACTGCAGAACAATTATGTGAAAATCAGGCAG GATATGAGGCAGCAAACCAATGAAACTGGAGAAGCTGCTGCAATACCAATTACAGTAAGGCAGCTGGAAGCTATTGTTAGGTTGAGTGAGGCACTTGCCAAAATGAAACT ATCTCATGTTGCTACTGAGGAGCATGTGCAAGAAGCAATAAGGCTTTTCACCGTGGCTACAATGGATGCTGCTCGGTCTGGAATACACCAACAAATCAGTCTCACACCAGAAATGGCAAATGAAATAAAG CTAGCAGAAACTCAGATAAAGAGAAGAATTGGGATTGGAAACCACATATCAGAAAGAAGGCTTATTGATGACCTCAACAGAATGGGAATGAATGAATCCATT GTGAGAAGAGCTCTTGTGATCATGCACCAGAGAGACGAAGTAGAGTACAAGCGAGAAAGGCGCGTTATATATAGGAAAGCATGA
- the LOC107458811 gene encoding dicer-like protein 4: MPDGESSSATSSPELEPHLSVAEYLLQNLSLSEVKDHDDQAVQKDPRKIARRYQLELCKKALEENIIVYLGTGCGKTHIAVLLMHAMGHLIRKPQKNICIFLAPTVALVHQQAKVIEDSTDFKVGTFCGSSKRLKRHHDWEQEIGQYEVLVMTPQILLHNLSHCSIRMDMISLLIFDECHHAQAKSSHPYAEIMKVFYKNSFKSVPRIFGMTASPVVGKGASNEANLSKSINSLEQILDAKVYSVEDRELQSFVTNATISVYHYSSVANGTDSLYTTYHADLDLIKYQCIASLGRNVEDHQKRVNTKKLLNRIHENVVFCLRNIGIWGGLQASHILLRGDRSERHELVEAEGNSSDDSVCDKYLSQAAELFNSRLKGDGVSDLSSMEIMREPFFSSKLLRLVQILSSFRMQQNPKCIIFVNRIVTARSLSYILKKMKLLTQWRSDFLVGVHAGLKSMSRKTMNIIVEKFRSGELNLLVATKVGEEGLDIQTCCLVIRFDLPETVASFIQSRGRARMPQSEYAFLVDSDNKKDLDLIDGFEKDECRMNMEIADRTSTETYIIPEERIFRVDSSGASVSSGYSISLLHQYCSKLPHDEYFDPKPSFYYFDEKDGIVCHIIFPSNAPIHLIVSSPQLSMEASKKDACLKAIQELYEKGSLSDCLLPKQETTEPEEKDSSPSNTDGCEDDKSRGELHQMLVPSPFRKSWINEEKIVHLNSYYIKFRPFPEDRVYKKFGLFIMTCLPAEAEKLELDLHLAHGRSVKSTFVPFGVVEFDKDEIKMAEHFQEMFLKTILDRSEFVSDLVTLGKGAESHNDSSTFYLMLPVVLQEYENIMTVDWKTVRRCLCSPIFKSPPDAVDQKPCPSDSSLQLANGKRSIRDVENSLVYATHKKLFYFVTNVNHEKNGLSPSKDSGTSSYADDLLEKFSIHLKHPEQRLLHAKPVFNLHNLLHNRKYEDTEPQELEEFFVDLPPELCELKVVGFSKDMGSSISLLPSVMHRLGNLLVAIELKQMLSRFFPEAAEINSHTILEALTTEKCQERFSLERLEVLGDAFLKFAVARHFFLTYDSLHEGDLTARRSNVVNNSNLYKLALKRNLQVYIRDQAFDPCQFYAFGRPCPIVCNNEMEESIHSCLNSVKEQGSSTEIQCNKNHHWLYRKTIADAVEALVGAFIVDSGFKAAIAFLTWLGIQVGFEASQLINVCRGSVGYIPLSADVNILSLEDKLGYHFIHKGLLLQAFVHPSYNKHGGGCYQRLEFLGDAVLDFLITSYLYSAYPKLKPGQLTDLRSLSVNNKAFACVAVDRSFDKFLLCDSSNLSEAVKKYVDYIRRPLSSNVNEGPKCPKALGDLVESCVGAILLDSGFNLYKVWEIMTSFLDPIMKFSSNLQLSPKRDLQELCQSHNLDLQLQPSKLTKMFSVEAKVIVNGTCQTAVATGQSKKEATRIASQKLFSELKAQGWRPRSKPLEEVLKSTFKGEAKLIGYNETPIDVTAINSIEHVMVNGNLSSNSNPIIRPLREVIGIKPVDQKVQHSSKGQPSGTYDNRDCAGDLSRTGTARSRLYEFCTASCWKPPTFECCYEGGPDHMKLFTYKVTLDIEESPDVIYEFIGEPKPKKKDAAESAAEGVFWYLERTGYLPNKRN; the protein is encoded by the exons ATGCCGGACGGAGAATCCTCTTCCGCCACGTCATCGCCGGAGCTGGAGCCCCATTTAAGCGTCGCTGAATACTTGCTGCAGAACCTTAGTCTCTCTGAAGTCAAAGATCATGACGACCAAGCTGTTCAGAAAGACCCCAGAAAAATTGCCAGAAG GTACCAGTTGGAGCTGTGCAAAAAAGCATTAGAAGAAAATATAATTGTATATTTGGGGACTGGTTGTGGGAAGACCCACATTGCTGTGCTGCTTATGCATGCGATGGGTCATTTGATAAGGAAGCCCCagaaaaatatatgtatttttctTGCCCCTACTGTGGCGCTTGTTCATCAG CAAGCGAAGGTTATAGAAGACTCTACTGATTTTAAGGTTGGGACTTTCTGTGGGAGCTCCAAGCGCTTGAAACGTCATCATGATTGGGAGCAGGAAATTGGACAGTATGAG GTTCTTGTCATGACCCCCCAGATATTATTGCACAACTTATCTCATTGTTCCATTAGGATGGACATGATTTCACTTTTGATATTTGATGAATGTCATCATGCTCAAGCCAAAAGCTCCCATCCTTATGCAGAAATCATGAAA GTCTTCTACAAAAATAGTTTCAAAAGTGTTCCCCGTATTTTCGGCATGACTGCTTCCCCAGTTGTAGGAAAAG GGGCTTCCAATGAAGCAAATCTATCAAAAAGCATCAATAGTCTTGAACAAATACTTGATGCTAAG GTATACTCAGTTGAAGACAGGGAATTGCAATCTTTTGTGACCAATGCAACAATTTCTGTATATCATTATAGCTCAGTTGCAAATGGAACAGATAGCTTGTATACAACTTACCATGCAGATCTTGATCTGATCAAATATCAG TGCATAGCAAGCCTCGGTAGGAATGTAGAAGATCACCAGAAACGGGTGAACACAAAAAAACTTCTAAACAGGATACATGAGAATGTTGTTTTCTGTCTGAGGAATATTGGCATTTGGGGAGGACTGCAA GCTAGTCATATTCTTTTGAGGGGCGATCGTTCCGAGAGGCATGAATTAGTGGAGGCAGAAGGAAATTCAAGTGATGACTCTGTGTGTGATAAATATCTATCTCAGGCAGCTGAACTCTTTAACTCACGTCTGAAAG GTGACGGTGTATCTGATTTATCTTCTATGGAAATAATGAGAGAGCCCTTTTTCTCATCAAAACTTTTGCGCCTCGTTCAGATACTGTCCTCCTTTAG GATGCAACAGAACCCaaaatgtatcatttttgttaaTAGAATCGTGACTGCAAGATCCCTGTCATACATACTTAAGAAGATGAAACTTCTAACACAATGGAGGAGTGATTTTCTAGTAGGAGTCCATGCTGGATTGAAGAGTATGTCACGCAAGACCATGAACATCATTGTTGAGAAGTTTCGCTCTGGTGAG TTGAATCTATTGGTTGCAACAAAAGTGGGTGAAGAAGGACTTGACATTCAAACTTGTTGCCTTGTCATACGGTTTGATCTTCCTGAAACTGTTGCCAGCTTTATACAGTCAAGAGGCCGTGCACGTATGCCTCAGTCAGAATATGCATTTTTGGTGGACAG TGACAATAAGAAGGATCTCGATTTAATTGATGGTTTTGAGAAAGATGAATGCCGCATGAATATGGAAATTGCTGACCGTACATCAACTGAGACATACATAATCCCTGAGGAAAGAATATTCAGAGTAGATTCGTCTGGTGCTTCTGTCAGTTCTGGATATAGTATTTCATTACTTCACCAGTATTGTTCAAAGCTTCCACATGATGA GTACTTTGACCCCAAGCCAAGCTTTTATTACTTTGATGAAAAAGATGGGATAGTCTGCCACATAATATTTCCATCCAATGCACCAATACACTTAATTGTCAGTTCACCACAGTTGTCTATGGAAGCTTCCAAAAAGGATGCTTGCCTGAAAGCAATTCAAGAACTGTATGAAAAAGGTTCGTTAAGTGATTGTCTTTTGCCAAAGCAAGAGACCACAGAGCCAGAGGAGAAGGATTCAAGCCCATCTAATACAGATGGTTGTGAAG ATGACAAGTCAAGAGGAGAATTACATCAGATGTTAGTTCCTTCTCCCTTTAGAAAGTCTTGGATAAACGAAGAGAAAATTGTTCATCTCAACTCATACTACATAAAATTTCGCCCCTTTCCAGAGGATAGGGTTTACAAAAAGTTTGGTCTATTCATCATGACATGTCTTCCAGCAGAGGCTGAGAAACTGGAACTTGATCTTCATCTTGCTCATGGTAGATCTGTTAAATCAACATTTGTTCCATTTGGAGTTGTAGAATTCGACAAAGATGAG ATTAAGATGGCTGAACATTTTCAAGAGATGTTCCTTAAAACTATTCTTGACCGATCAGAATTTGTTTCTGATCTTGTAACCCTgggtaaaggtgctgaatctcaCAATGATTCATCAACCTTCTACCTTATGCTTCCAGTTGTATTGCAAGAATATGAAAATATTATGACTGTGGATTGGAAGACTGTGAGAAGATGCCTTTGTTCACCAATTTTCAAGTCTCCACCAGATGCTGTGGACCAAAAGCCTTGTCCTTCTGATTCATCACTTCAACTTGCCAATGGTAAAAGAAGCATAAGAGATGTTGAAAATAGTTTGGTATATGCCACACACAAAAAGCTCTTCTATTTTGTCACAAATGTGAACCATGAAAAGAATGGATTAAGTCCCAGTAAAGATTCAGGCACTTCAAGCTATGCGGATGACTTACTTGAAAA GTTTAGTATTCATCTCAAACACCCAGAACAGCGACTGCTGCATGCAAAACCAGTTTTCAATCTGCACAACCTGCTGCATAATCGGAAGTATGAGGATACAG AGCCACAGGAGCTGGAGGAGTTCTTTGTTGATTTGCCTCCTGAGCTTTGCGAACTGAAAGTTGTGGGTTTTTCGAAGGATATGGGTAGTTCCATATCTTTGCTACCCTCAGTTATGCATCGTCTTGGAAACTTACTGGTTGCTATTGAACTCAAGCAAATGCTGTCTCGATTCTTCCCAGAGGCAGCTGAAATTAACTCCCATACA ATTCTTGAAGCTCTCACAACTGAGAAGTGTCAGGAACGGTTTTCGCTTGAAAGACTAGAAGTGCTTGGAGATGCTTTTCTCAAATTTGCTGTTGCACGCCATTTTTTCCTCACATATGACAGTCTTCATGAAGGAGACCTTACTGCAAGGCGTTCTAATGTTGTAAATAATTCCAATTTGTATAAGTTGGCTCTTAAACGCAATTTGCAG GTCTATATACGTGATCAGGCGTTTGATCCCTGTCAATTCTACGCATTTGGCCGTCCTTGCCCAATAGTTTGCAACAATGAAATGGAAGAAAGTATACACTCATGTTTAAATTCTGTTAAGGAGCAAGGAAGCTCAACTGAAATCCAGTGCAATAAAAATCACCACTGGCTATATAGAAAAACAATTGCTGATGCAGTTGAAGCTTTGGTTGGAGCATTTATAGTTGACAGTGGCTTTAAAGCTGCAATTGCATTTCTTACGTGGCTTGGCATACAAGTTGGTTTTGAAGCCTCACAATTGATTAATGTTTGCCGAGGAAGTGTTGGCTATATTCCTCTCTCTGCTGATGTAAACATTCTTTCCCTCGAAGATAAGTTGGGATATCACTTCATTCATAAGGGTCTGCTTCTTCAGGCATTTGTGCATCCTTCTTACAATAAGCATGGAGGAGGTTGCTACCAG CGACTGGAGTTTCTTGGAGATGCTGTGCTGGATTTTTTGATTACTTCATACCTGTACTCAGCTTATCCCAAGCTAAAGCCTGGTCAATTGACGGATTTGAGATCGTTGTCTGTTAACAATAAGGCATTTGCCTGTGTTGCTGTGGATCGCAGTTTTGATAAATTTCTTTTATGTGATTCTAGCAACCTTTCTGAGGCAGTAAAAAAGTATGTGGACTATATTAGAAGACCTTTATCAAGTAATGTCAATGAAGGGCCGAAATGTCCAAAG GCTTTGGGTGACTTGGTGGAATCTTGTGTTGGTGCTATTCTTCTTGATTCAGGGTTCAATTTGTACAAAGTTTGGGAAATAATGACTTCATTCTTGGATCCAATCATGAAATTCTCATCTAACTTGCAGCTTAGTCCCAAGAGGGATCTGCAAGAACTATGCCAATCTCATAATTTGGACTTGCAACTCCAACCATCAAAATTGACTAAAATGTTTTCAGTTGAAGCAAAAGTGATTGTGAATGGTACATGTCAAACAGCAGTGGCAACCGGGCAAAGTAAAAAAGAGGCTACTAGAATTGCTTCACAGAAACTATTTTCAGAGCTAAAG GCTCAAGGCTGGAGACCAAGGTCAAAACCTTTGGAAGAAGTTTTAAAATCTACCTTTAAGGGGGAAGCAAAACTTATTGGCTATAATGAAACTCCCATTGATGTAACAGCAATTAATTCCATTGAGCACGTGATGGTTAATGGGAACTTAAGTAGCAACTCAAACCCGATAATTCGCCCCCTCCGTGAGGTGATTGGTATAAAACCTGTTGACCAAAAGGTTCAACATTCTTCTAAGGGACAGCCTAGTGGAACTTATGATAATCGTGATTGTGCCGGTGATTTATCGAGGACAG GAACCGCAAGATCACGATTGTATGAATTCTGTACTGCTTCTTGCTGGAAACCACCGACATTTGAGTGCTGCTATGAAGGGGGACCAGATCACATGAAGTT ATTCACATACAAGGTGACCTTGGACATAGAAGAATCCCCAGATGTGATTTATGAATTCATTGGGGAACCAAAACCGAAGAAGAAAGACGCAGCAGAGTCCGCGGCTGAGGGTGTGTTTTGGTACCTGGAACGCACAGGTTACCTGCCTAATAAGCGTAACTAA